The Devosia sp. YIM 151766 genome includes a region encoding these proteins:
- a CDS encoding outer membrane beta-barrel protein: MKKVFIAVTASTLLSTAAFAADFGVINQPAPANYIPASNWTGLYAGIFGGVASSNLDLGILSGGTGVLDIGFTGGGMLGGVQIGADYQWDNFVLGAVADIALTNIGSEVNFSVPGAAPSIDGTVSSRLTHIGTLRARAGFLPTEDVLIYAHGGVAYAGTEQNASISIGGVPTAATGLLNPNHWGYTVGAGLEYRVTESISFQTEYAYVNLGTQTIYSDPGLGIDLDQSLHHHQVKAGVNFRF; the protein is encoded by the coding sequence ATGAAAAAGGTATTTATTGCCGTAACGGCATCCACCCTACTGAGCACCGCCGCGTTTGCGGCTGACTTTGGCGTCATCAATCAGCCAGCACCGGCCAACTATATTCCCGCTTCAAATTGGACCGGTTTGTACGCTGGTATTTTCGGCGGCGTGGCAAGTTCTAATCTCGATTTAGGCATTCTGTCAGGAGGCACCGGCGTCCTGGATATCGGGTTCACTGGCGGGGGCATGCTGGGCGGAGTTCAAATTGGTGCAGACTACCAGTGGGACAATTTCGTCCTTGGCGCGGTCGCTGATATCGCGCTGACCAACATCGGATCCGAGGTGAATTTCTCGGTGCCAGGCGCCGCTCCATCGATCGACGGCACCGTATCTTCGCGCCTCACCCACATCGGCACCCTTCGGGCGCGCGCCGGCTTCCTGCCAACTGAAGACGTTCTTATCTACGCACATGGTGGTGTCGCTTATGCTGGCACCGAACAAAATGCGAGCATCAGCATCGGCGGTGTTCCGACCGCTGCGACCGGCCTTCTCAACCCTAACCATTGGGGTTACACAGTGGGTGCAGGTCTCGAATACCGAGTGACCGAAAGCATTTCATTCCAGACCGAGTACGCCTACGTCAATCTGGGCACCCAAACGATTTACAGCGATCCGGGGCTGGGCATCGATCTCGATCAAAGCCTGCATCACCACCAGGTTAAGGCCGGGGTGAATTTCCGCTTCTAA
- a CDS encoding acyltransferase family protein, which yields MNGLAPDGFTCCAACGLGFPLLLGGLVEPTSTYRADIDGLRAVAVLGVLLYHYGATWLPGGFTGVDVFFVISGYLITGILRREIEAGEFSLLGFYDRRIRRIFPALLVVLVTTMVAGWFLLMPGDYADLGESAAYAAFGLGNLFFFWNTGYFDQAADLQPLLHTWSLGVEEQFYVVWPMALLALFGLTKSWKVTAFATGFLVISGFIYAAVQTASDPTAAFYLPHPRAWELGVGALLAFAPTITHRALSEAARVIGSLLIAYSLLAISAADPFPGLNAVYACVGSALLIWPSASPTLIGRVLSLRPVVGIGLISYSLYLWHWPVLVLFRHWNNGAPPTLRAAFALAIVSALLATLSWWFVERPFRSRQINRAFAFGSVIAATSLVAVASVTLLSTGGAASRLNPSAAALTAGEDTWRYRCPYTAKPEGLSRERCVLGVDWELADERWIVWGDSYSLHLAQLLDYAAPSGVSILIYHECPAIVGQRIMRHFPSDPAYNEGCSATRDEMVRFLRSNAKVDKLVLSSAWTSRLPDLYPAGQQGSDRTVQLGAELLQQGLLDLQSDIERPLEIVVLGDLPLWPNRQSPVDCAVARMQPILRAPCPSDLTGIPTSAFLARNGAAYDAIETVTRASDLIRMEPLGKRLCSEEYCRFWLAEEFIYRDDGHFRTNLPARALEQLATILRLHEI from the coding sequence GTGAATGGCCTCGCGCCTGACGGGTTTACTTGCTGCGCTGCATGTGGCTTAGGTTTTCCACTTCTGCTTGGGGGTCTTGTGGAACCGACATCTACCTATCGTGCCGATATCGATGGGCTGCGCGCTGTCGCAGTTCTGGGGGTTCTGCTTTACCATTACGGGGCAACTTGGCTCCCAGGCGGCTTCACCGGAGTCGATGTGTTCTTCGTCATTTCGGGCTACTTGATCACCGGAATCCTGCGCCGTGAGATCGAAGCGGGCGAATTCTCGCTGCTGGGCTTCTATGATCGGCGCATCCGCCGCATTTTCCCTGCGCTGCTGGTCGTCCTTGTTACAACGATGGTGGCCGGCTGGTTCTTGCTCATGCCCGGCGATTATGCTGATCTGGGCGAGAGCGCCGCGTACGCTGCATTCGGGCTCGGAAACCTGTTCTTCTTCTGGAACACTGGATACTTCGACCAAGCCGCCGATCTGCAGCCGCTTCTACACACATGGTCGCTGGGTGTCGAAGAGCAGTTTTATGTCGTTTGGCCGATGGCCTTACTGGCGCTTTTCGGCCTTACGAAGTCATGGAAGGTCACAGCCTTTGCCACAGGATTTCTGGTCATTTCCGGCTTCATCTATGCCGCTGTCCAAACCGCTTCTGACCCTACCGCCGCTTTCTACCTGCCTCACCCGCGCGCATGGGAGTTGGGCGTTGGCGCCCTGTTAGCCTTTGCCCCGACGATTACTCATCGCGCCCTTTCTGAGGCAGCGCGGGTCATTGGGTCTCTCCTTATTGCCTATAGCCTCCTGGCCATCAGCGCGGCTGATCCGTTCCCTGGGCTCAACGCCGTGTATGCCTGCGTTGGTAGCGCCCTGCTGATCTGGCCTTCCGCATCGCCAACACTGATCGGTCGCGTTCTTTCGCTCAGGCCGGTCGTGGGCATTGGTCTGATCAGCTACAGTCTTTACCTATGGCACTGGCCGGTGCTGGTGCTTTTTCGTCACTGGAACAATGGCGCACCCCCGACACTGCGAGCGGCCTTTGCACTTGCTATTGTCTCGGCTCTCCTAGCCACGTTAAGCTGGTGGTTTGTTGAGCGGCCATTCCGTTCGCGCCAGATAAACAGAGCATTTGCCTTTGGGAGCGTTATTGCGGCAACCTCTCTGGTTGCCGTTGCCAGCGTAACTTTACTATCCACGGGCGGCGCAGCTAGTAGGCTGAACCCATCCGCCGCAGCCCTAACCGCCGGCGAGGATACATGGCGGTATCGTTGCCCTTATACGGCCAAGCCAGAAGGGTTGAGCCGAGAGCGCTGCGTGCTCGGAGTAGATTGGGAATTGGCCGATGAGCGATGGATAGTTTGGGGTGACAGCTACTCCTTGCATCTGGCCCAACTACTCGACTACGCAGCTCCGAGCGGCGTTTCGATCCTCATTTATCACGAGTGCCCTGCCATCGTAGGACAGCGCATAATGCGCCATTTCCCCTCTGACCCCGCCTATAACGAGGGGTGCAGCGCAACCCGCGATGAGATGGTCCGTTTCCTGCGCTCCAACGCCAAGGTGGATAAGCTTGTGCTCAGCTCGGCTTGGACATCGCGTCTTCCAGACCTATACCCAGCCGGACAACAAGGCAGCGACCGAACTGTCCAACTGGGTGCAGAGTTGCTGCAGCAGGGCCTTCTCGACTTGCAGAGCGACATCGAGCGTCCATTGGAAATAGTAGTCTTGGGTGACTTGCCTTTATGGCCTAACCGACAATCCCCGGTAGACTGTGCCGTAGCTCGCATGCAACCGATCTTGCGAGCACCGTGTCCATCTGATCTGACGGGAATACCCACATCGGCGTTTCTGGCGAGGAACGGGGCGGCCTATGATGCGATAGAGACTGTGACCAGGGCTTCTGACCTCATTAGAATGGAGCCGCTCGGGAAGCGGCTGTGCTCCGAAGAGTACTGCCGCTTCTGGTTAGCGGAAGAGTTCATCTACCGCGACGACGGGCACTTCAGAACGAACTTGCCAGCTCGCGCTTTAGAGCAACTCGCAACTATTCTTCGTCTGCATGAAATATGA
- a CDS encoding SOS response-associated peptidase, with amino-acid sequence MCGRFTNEMTWAELHALYSIHDAPPPTSNVQPRFNIAPTQEVDFAHLDKAGNIELDRGRWWLVPFFMKELPKAAMFNARIETIDSSGAFREGFKSRRCLIPADGYFEWTINAEDGKKDPWLLQLPGGAGFSFAGIWAHNDNLGVTSCTIITAPAVPEIEHIHTRMPVVLAREAYGTWLDTRIQGSDAKALLLDAQIDSQLEFHRVDRAVNNSRYEGTDTKKPLINSL; translated from the coding sequence ATGTGCGGGCGCTTCACCAATGAAATGACCTGGGCCGAGTTGCACGCGCTCTATTCCATCCATGATGCACCGCCGCCCACATCTAACGTTCAGCCGCGCTTCAACATCGCCCCCACCCAAGAGGTGGATTTTGCGCACCTCGACAAGGCCGGAAACATCGAACTCGATCGCGGTCGCTGGTGGCTGGTGCCCTTCTTCATGAAGGAATTGCCGAAGGCGGCCATGTTCAACGCTCGCATCGAGACAATCGATTCCTCCGGCGCATTCCGCGAAGGCTTCAAGTCGCGCAGATGCCTGATCCCGGCCGACGGCTATTTCGAATGGACCATCAATGCCGAGGATGGGAAGAAAGACCCATGGCTTTTGCAACTGCCGGGCGGTGCCGGCTTCAGCTTCGCCGGGATCTGGGCGCACAATGACAATCTGGGCGTCACCAGTTGCACCATTATCACGGCGCCGGCGGTGCCGGAGATTGAGCACATCCATACCCGGATGCCGGTCGTTCTTGCGCGCGAAGCCTATGGCACCTGGCTGGACACGCGCATTCAGGGTTCGGACGCCAAAGCGTTGCTGCTCGACGCGCAGATCGATAGCCAGTTGGAATTCCATCGCGTCGATCGGGCCGTGAACAACAGCCGATATGAAGGCACGGACACCAAGAAGCCGCTGATCAACTCGCTTTAG
- a CDS encoding patatin-like phospholipase family protein — translation MQVRLLVRTCAIIGATLLLAACAGTMSPRKALAPELVASTVIAGNQTIRHWGDDPEFVAIHSRIKPGDDGIVDYLTLSGGGINGAYGAGFLVGWTARGDRPEFEVVTGISVGAMMAPLAFIGPHYDGRLQAAFSSLTQQTNMRVDFLSALFGAPSVLKNTVILDAIRQLVDERVLDEVAAGHRQGRRLYVGTTNLDAQRPVVWDIGAIAVSNIPNKLELVHRIILASTAVPGVFPPVLLEAEAQGQRIDELHVDGGVTQQVLLMPGGYKGGGSTKKLYVLFNGVVDPTPATVTRLASLDLLERAVPTLLKYLGRANLEQLANTAARNNIAFRLSAIPGAFPQSESILGDKVWLERLFDFGFANGKAGIWQNTPR, via the coding sequence ATGCAGGTGCGTTTGCTGGTCCGTACGTGTGCGATTATTGGGGCTACGCTGCTGCTGGCAGCGTGTGCGGGAACCATGTCGCCGCGTAAGGCGCTGGCGCCAGAATTGGTGGCCAGTACCGTCATCGCGGGAAACCAAACCATCCGCCACTGGGGAGACGATCCCGAATTCGTCGCCATCCATTCCCGCATAAAGCCAGGCGATGACGGTATCGTTGACTACCTGACCCTGTCGGGCGGCGGCATCAATGGCGCCTACGGCGCTGGTTTTCTGGTCGGCTGGACGGCCAGAGGCGACCGCCCCGAATTTGAAGTCGTCACCGGCATCAGCGTGGGCGCCATGATGGCCCCTCTAGCCTTTATCGGCCCCCACTATGACGGGCGCCTGCAAGCTGCATTTTCGAGCCTTACCCAGCAGACCAACATGCGGGTCGATTTCCTTTCGGCCCTGTTCGGGGCACCATCGGTGTTGAAAAACACGGTCATTCTCGACGCCATAAGGCAGTTAGTCGATGAGCGGGTACTAGATGAAGTGGCGGCCGGCCATCGGCAGGGAAGGCGGCTCTATGTCGGCACCACGAACCTCGACGCGCAACGGCCGGTGGTATGGGATATCGGCGCCATCGCGGTCAGCAACATTCCCAACAAGCTTGAACTGGTGCATCGCATCATCCTGGCCTCGACCGCGGTTCCAGGTGTGTTTCCCCCGGTATTGCTGGAAGCAGAAGCCCAAGGCCAACGCATCGATGAGTTGCATGTTGACGGCGGCGTAACCCAGCAGGTCCTTCTGATGCCCGGCGGTTACAAGGGCGGCGGCAGCACTAAAAAGCTCTATGTGCTGTTCAACGGCGTGGTTGACCCTACCCCAGCCACCGTCACCAGGCTGGCAAGTCTGGATCTTCTCGAGCGCGCTGTACCGACGCTGTTGAAATATCTCGGCCGAGCCAATCTCGAGCAATTGGCCAATACCGCCGCACGCAACAATATCGCATTCCGTCTATCGGCCATCCCTGGCGCTTTCCCGCAGAGCGAGAGTATTCTGGGCGACAAGGTGTGGCTGGAGCGGCTATTCGACTTCGGCTTCGCCAACGGCAAGGCAGGCATATGGCAGAACACGCCGCGATAA
- a CDS encoding glycoside hydrolase family 108 protein, translating into MAKNNFQLALEATLVHEGGWSDHPSDPGGATMKGVTLATYRRYRPGATKEQLRAITDADLHRIYRDGYWDAVRGDDLPAGLDLALFDFAVNSGPGRAVITLQTILGVAADGKVGPITLAAIAKHPASLLINELCSHRLAFLERLSNWPTFGKGWSRRVAAVRAEALSMTQSPPREAVPPAKPIDSLPPERGRTPAFVIAAIVLAALVAAFFITQVRF; encoded by the coding sequence ATGGCCAAAAACAACTTCCAGCTCGCGCTGGAGGCAACGCTTGTCCATGAGGGCGGCTGGTCCGATCATCCTTCCGACCCCGGCGGCGCCACCATGAAGGGCGTGACGCTTGCAACCTATCGCCGTTACAGGCCGGGCGCGACCAAGGAGCAGCTCCGCGCCATCACTGATGCCGATCTGCACCGCATCTACCGGGATGGCTATTGGGACGCGGTGCGCGGCGATGATCTGCCGGCCGGCCTCGACCTGGCATTGTTCGACTTTGCCGTGAACAGCGGGCCGGGTAGGGCGGTCATTACCCTGCAAACCATCCTCGGGGTGGCCGCGGACGGCAAGGTCGGTCCGATCACGCTGGCGGCCATCGCAAAGCATCCGGCCTCACTGCTTATCAACGAGTTGTGCTCCCACCGGCTGGCCTTCCTCGAGCGCCTATCCAACTGGCCCACCTTCGGAAAGGGTTGGTCGCGCCGTGTCGCTGCGGTGCGCGCCGAAGCTCTGTCGATGACCCAATCCCCTCCGCGCGAGGCTGTGCCGCCGGCCAAGCCCATCGACTCGCTGCCGCCTGAACGGGGCAGAACGCCCGCCTTTGTCATCGCAGCAATCGTTCTGGCCGCTCTCGTAGCGGCCTTTTTCATCACCCAAGTGAGGTTCTGA
- a CDS encoding TolC family outer membrane protein: MKYREFLGASLFALFAACGAIVPAQAQSISQALAAAYDHAPDLQAALINAKSSAEKIVQAKSGMMPNISASVSGAYRTSLTNGSWTPGALPLSASLDYSQNIFDSGATTAQIEAARAGVEVAELQIRTTEQTVLYQVIQAYINVLGGREMLALREENIRFFQAQLQSARDRLEVGEGTRIDVAQAEARLAQVQAAYQATLGSLQSAEATFQRLVGARPQGLSTGHNYGNLIPRSLDAAISEAEAGHPGILLAKASIRAAQAGVDLALAGFGPTAGISGSLGSSWTGPAGGSQDGISAQVGFRISVPIYSGGRTGSAVRQANFGQIKSEVDAMSAYDQVREAVIAAWAGIQSADAQISAAQAGVSSSDTVLAGVIQERDLGTRTTLDVLNAQADLTSAKESLITASNNKVLATFSLLSALGRLTAADLGLPVQVKTALPYSQAVEDVWQELRTVAE; encoded by the coding sequence ATGAAGTATCGCGAGTTTCTCGGGGCAAGCCTGTTTGCCCTTTTTGCTGCGTGCGGGGCGATCGTCCCCGCTCAGGCGCAGTCTATTTCGCAGGCGCTTGCGGCGGCCTACGATCATGCGCCGGACCTCCAGGCGGCCTTGATCAATGCCAAGTCGTCGGCTGAAAAAATCGTCCAGGCCAAGTCCGGCATGATGCCGAATATTTCGGCGTCGGTGTCAGGCGCCTATAGAACCAGCTTGACTAATGGAAGCTGGACCCCCGGCGCCTTGCCGTTAAGCGCCAGCCTGGACTACAGCCAGAATATTTTCGACAGCGGCGCCACCACAGCGCAGATCGAAGCGGCGCGCGCCGGAGTGGAGGTCGCCGAGCTCCAGATCAGGACCACCGAGCAGACGGTGCTGTACCAGGTCATTCAGGCCTATATAAACGTCCTGGGCGGCCGCGAAATGCTGGCGCTTCGCGAAGAGAACATCCGCTTCTTCCAGGCTCAGTTGCAATCGGCGCGGGATCGGCTCGAGGTCGGCGAGGGCACGCGCATCGACGTCGCCCAGGCCGAGGCGCGGCTGGCGCAGGTCCAGGCCGCCTATCAGGCGACGCTTGGCAGCCTGCAAAGCGCCGAGGCCACCTTTCAGCGGCTGGTCGGCGCTCGGCCGCAGGGCCTTTCGACCGGCCATAATTATGGCAATCTGATTCCCCGTTCGCTGGATGCCGCCATTTCCGAGGCTGAAGCCGGCCATCCCGGTATTCTCCTGGCCAAGGCGAGCATTCGCGCCGCCCAGGCCGGCGTGGACCTGGCGCTGGCCGGCTTCGGTCCGACCGCGGGCATTTCCGGGTCGTTGGGCAGCTCCTGGACAGGGCCTGCCGGCGGATCCCAGGACGGCATCAGCGCCCAGGTCGGCTTCAGGATAAGCGTGCCGATCTATTCGGGCGGCCGGACCGGCTCCGCCGTGCGCCAGGCCAATTTCGGCCAGATCAAGTCCGAGGTGGACGCCATGTCCGCCTATGATCAGGTGCGCGAGGCGGTCATCGCCGCCTGGGCCGGCATCCAGAGCGCCGATGCGCAGATCAGCGCCGCCCAGGCCGGCGTGTCATCGAGCGACACCGTGCTCGCCGGGGTGATTCAGGAGCGCGACCTGGGCACCCGCACGACGCTCGACGTCCTCAATGCCCAGGCCGACCTGACCAGTGCCAAGGAAAGCCTCATCACGGCGTCCAACAACAAGGTGCTGGCCACCTTTTCGCTGCTGAGCGCCCTGGGCCGGCTGACCGCCGCCGATCTCGGCTTGCCGGTACAGGTCAAGACCGCCTTGCCCTATAGCCAGGCCGTCGAGGATGTATGGCAGGAATTGCGCACCGTCGCCGAATAG
- a CDS encoding thermonuclease family protein, whose protein sequence is MITPALGVAALLAVCTLGWVAADTYLPGGGQIVQAAHAAPAVAERRVHFSMCGRNRHTCIVDGDTIWLDGQNLRLQSYDTPEPYNDICGGQAEVALAHRASARLLDLLNANSFTVQTSGQDRYGRVLATIRIGGRDVGDILIEEGLARRWPDGHEWWCE, encoded by the coding sequence TTGATCACCCCTGCCCTCGGTGTGGCCGCGCTTCTCGCCGTCTGCACCTTGGGCTGGGTTGCTGCTGACACTTACCTGCCCGGCGGCGGGCAGATCGTCCAAGCCGCGCATGCAGCGCCAGCCGTAGCGGAGCGGCGCGTTCATTTCAGCATGTGCGGCAGAAACCGCCATACCTGCATTGTTGACGGGGACACTATCTGGCTCGATGGCCAGAACCTGCGGCTGCAAAGCTACGATACGCCTGAGCCCTACAATGATATTTGCGGCGGCCAGGCCGAGGTGGCGCTGGCACACCGCGCTAGTGCCAGGCTGCTCGATCTGCTCAACGCCAATTCCTTCACGGTCCAAACCTCGGGGCAAGACCGTTATGGTCGCGTCCTGGCAACGATCCGCATCGGCGGTCGGGACGTGGGAGATATCCTCATCGAGGAGGGACTGGCCCGCCGCTGGCCGGACGGCCATGAATGGTGGTGCGAATAG
- a CDS encoding DUF2497 domain-containing protein, whose translation MNKPAPKEPSMDEILSSIRQIIADDDAAAPPRRPALQATPPMQAAPAKPLSDQADRDLSDMLDDIEPLALSSSQIVEESTETGGFSFDAILADTATEEDSPKLVEAEDVAFDVDDELPSFDPLPSGELEPQAEPEPDFMALAESAQAEAEPAPAFDPEPVPAQAPPLPDPTLTSDMAEELLEPATRAAVRSSIGKLSAMGIGNPGLTIEAMMRDMLRPMLKEWLDENLPSVVERMVEKELARISRGE comes from the coding sequence ATGAACAAGCCGGCTCCCAAAGAACCGTCCATGGACGAAATCCTCTCGTCCATTCGGCAGATTATTGCCGATGACGATGCGGCGGCGCCGCCGCGCCGGCCCGCCCTCCAGGCCACGCCGCCGATGCAGGCCGCGCCCGCCAAGCCGCTGAGCGATCAGGCCGACCGCGATCTGTCCGACATGCTGGACGACATCGAGCCATTGGCGCTGTCGTCCTCGCAGATTGTCGAGGAGAGCACGGAAACCGGCGGCTTCAGCTTCGATGCCATTCTGGCCGATACCGCGACGGAAGAAGACAGCCCCAAATTGGTGGAGGCGGAAGACGTCGCTTTTGACGTCGACGACGAACTGCCCAGCTTCGACCCGCTACCCAGCGGCGAGCTTGAGCCCCAGGCCGAGCCTGAGCCCGATTTCATGGCGCTGGCCGAATCTGCGCAGGCCGAAGCGGAGCCCGCGCCGGCCTTCGATCCGGAGCCGGTTCCGGCACAGGCGCCGCCGCTTCCCGATCCCACCCTGACCAGCGACATGGCCGAAGAACTTCTCGAGCCGGCCACCCGCGCCGCCGTGCGCAGCTCCATCGGCAAGCTCAGCGCCATGGGCATCGGCAATCCCGGCCTCACCATCGAGGCCATGATGCGCGACATGCTGCGTCCCATGCTCAAGGAATGGCTGGACGAAAATCTGCCTTCCGTGGTCGAGCGCATGGTGGAAAAGGAACTCGCCCGCATCTCGCGCGGTGAATGA
- a CDS encoding M14 family metallopeptidase, whose translation MAPNQTIDDVYRDNAIKNDPHSGAHEPDKPEIRALLKQIQNSGGQAVTRNTLAALNGVTPPTELYGGVVLSDPNPANNGYYSRDGGAWVKGRGFPDTFARVALSGSGTAQAGAVESGVNPADAQVFFAIVTTPNTGPMTLAVGGEAPRPVLNLAGNPLSAGEWAAVVLFVRDGENYRMVIAAGAEAAAAQSASDANAAREAVLSKVLGSFSSDATATAAAGGDPAMGTIYYNSVDGQLRAWNGSTWQDWDTSLANGAVSAPKLTSDGPGLLDIKEKIGAVPAENYVSNAIWTPPSQTAASAYIDTATAGYNEFLALWEGIRTANPGWVSRASMGKDASGAYDIWKYTFQPEGGYDRTVVVGCNIHGGEIMSQLAPYLFFKQLENRWREDSFLGFARQRVRWIVVPMVNPWGVSQSPRLRQNSNGVDLNRNFDYRWFSFGGGGTNPFDYDYRGTSAASEPETQYYQELASTYPTATAIVDMHSYASPSGADKYIVYGPDFPLRNARQDVVKLISELIQPNETFKFGSNGLPSAFNYFADRGFNSSNPEWAFLDGPQFGPTDMTEALRWYGNFLLMYATGRSAKQVSAGAPFIRRYRSNANIPVGINTSPQSVLPLDVFTIDGFGVLEMHGAATLIFGATAGRVVLKNTFGQDALWRGAFLASNGEAVTDFVASGGVDERVTVPFYSAIPVGPHAPIRFQPAMYCVAGAASLARFDAYLKFTPSDGVSFRAFSSSSAASIWGEIWK comes from the coding sequence ATGGCTCCAAATCAGACAATCGATGACGTCTACCGTGACAACGCGATCAAGAACGATCCGCATAGCGGTGCGCATGAGCCGGACAAGCCCGAAATCCGCGCTCTGCTCAAGCAAATTCAGAACAGTGGTGGGCAGGCCGTCACGCGCAACACTCTGGCGGCGCTTAATGGCGTGACCCCGCCGACCGAGCTTTATGGCGGCGTGGTCCTTTCTGACCCCAACCCCGCCAACAACGGCTATTATAGCCGCGATGGTGGTGCCTGGGTAAAGGGCAGGGGTTTTCCTGACACCTTTGCCCGAGTGGCGCTGTCCGGAAGCGGCACGGCGCAGGCCGGCGCGGTCGAGTCTGGCGTTAATCCCGCAGACGCGCAGGTATTCTTTGCCATTGTCACCACGCCAAATACGGGCCCGATGACCCTTGCGGTAGGCGGCGAGGCACCGCGACCCGTTCTGAACCTGGCAGGCAATCCGCTATCTGCTGGAGAATGGGCAGCTGTCGTCCTGTTCGTCCGTGATGGTGAGAACTATCGCATGGTCATTGCTGCTGGGGCGGAGGCTGCCGCCGCACAGAGCGCCAGCGATGCGAACGCGGCGCGTGAGGCAGTTCTGTCGAAGGTGCTTGGCTCATTCTCAAGTGACGCCACTGCGACGGCTGCGGCCGGCGGAGATCCTGCCATGGGCACTATCTACTACAACAGCGTAGACGGTCAGCTGCGAGCATGGAACGGGTCGACCTGGCAGGATTGGGATACGTCGCTGGCGAATGGCGCGGTGTCGGCACCGAAGCTGACCAGTGACGGGCCTGGTCTGCTCGACATCAAGGAAAAGATTGGCGCTGTCCCGGCCGAGAACTACGTCAGCAATGCGATTTGGACGCCGCCGTCTCAAACCGCCGCGTCGGCGTACATCGATACCGCGACTGCAGGCTACAATGAGTTCCTCGCCCTCTGGGAAGGCATTCGCACGGCCAATCCCGGCTGGGTCTCACGGGCTTCCATGGGCAAGGACGCCTCGGGCGCCTACGACATCTGGAAGTACACGTTTCAGCCGGAAGGCGGTTATGACCGAACCGTTGTCGTCGGCTGCAACATCCATGGCGGCGAGATCATGTCGCAGCTCGCGCCCTACCTGTTCTTCAAACAACTGGAAAATCGTTGGCGGGAGGACTCGTTTCTTGGGTTCGCCCGTCAGCGGGTGCGCTGGATCGTGGTCCCCATGGTCAATCCTTGGGGTGTAAGCCAGTCGCCGCGATTGCGCCAGAACAGTAATGGCGTCGACCTAAACCGAAATTTTGACTACCGGTGGTTCAGTTTTGGAGGCGGCGGCACCAACCCGTTCGACTACGACTACAGGGGCACGTCAGCTGCTTCCGAGCCAGAAACGCAGTATTATCAAGAACTTGCATCCACCTATCCCACGGCAACAGCGATTGTGGACATGCATAGTTATGCCTCTCCATCAGGAGCGGACAAATACATCGTCTACGGCCCGGACTTCCCTCTTCGCAATGCCCGCCAAGACGTTGTAAAGTTGATTAGTGAGCTTATACAGCCGAATGAAACTTTCAAGTTCGGATCAAACGGACTGCCTAGTGCATTCAATTATTTTGCGGATCGCGGTTTCAATTCCTCGAATCCTGAATGGGCATTCCTCGACGGGCCTCAGTTTGGCCCTACGGACATGACCGAGGCGCTACGTTGGTACGGAAATTTTCTGCTTATGTACGCAACTGGAAGGAGTGCAAAACAAGTATCGGCAGGGGCCCCGTTCATCCGAAGGTACAGAAGCAACGCCAATATTCCTGTCGGCATAAACACGTCCCCCCAGTCGGTGTTGCCGTTAGATGTTTTCACAATCGATGGCTTCGGGGTGCTGGAAATGCATGGCGCTGCAACTCTTATCTTTGGCGCCACTGCCGGAAGAGTAGTGTTGAAGAACACGTTTGGCCAAGACGCCCTGTGGCGGGGAGCCTTCCTGGCCAGCAATGGAGAAGCTGTAACCGATTTCGTCGCCAGCGGCGGGGTGGATGAGCGCGTCACGGTTCCATTTTACTCTGCCATCCCTGTCGGGCCGCACGCCCCAATCCGCTTTCAACCAGCAATGTATTGTGTAGCAGGGGCTGCCTCGCTGGCACGGTTCGACGCCTATCTTAAGTTCACGCCTAGCGATGGCGTCTCCTTTCGAGCCTTCTCTTCTTCGAGTGCAGCATCGATTTGGGGCGAGATATGGAAGTGA